One window of Enterobacter sp. RHBSTW-00175 genomic DNA carries:
- the yajD gene encoding HNH nuclease YajD: MALIPKNYARLESGYREKALKIYPWVCGRCSREFVYSNLRELTVHHIDHDHTNNPEDGSNWELLCLFCHDHEHSKYTEADQYGTTVVAGEDAQKDVGEATYNPFADLKAMLNKKK, encoded by the coding sequence ATGGCTCTGATCCCCAAAAACTACGCGCGGCTGGAAAGCGGCTATCGTGAAAAGGCGCTTAAAATCTACCCCTGGGTATGCGGGCGTTGTTCGCGGGAGTTTGTGTATTCAAACCTGCGCGAGCTGACGGTGCACCACATCGATCACGACCATACCAACAACCCGGAAGATGGCAGTAACTGGGAGCTGTTGTGTCTGTTTTGCCACGACCACGAACACTCTAAGTACACCGAAGCTGACCAGTACGGCACCACCGTTGTGGCGGGTGAAGACGCGCAAAAAGATGTTGGCGAGGCAACCTATAATCCCTTCGCTGATTTAAAGGCGATGCTTAATAAGAAAAAATAA
- a CDS encoding undecaprenyl-phosphate glucose phosphotransferase, giving the protein MKIYNSRYSKLIKLLDFFTVNILVFTYLKYFYTDPTTASALLGIIFSLVFIRINEYFHLYTGKLKGRYLTKSLTLIISICLSSIVSFLFFVIAEKLINKQPLENFILLAESLAKCSVFIFIIVFLVRVISSYYLFNSPLRVAILGITPAGLAIKNALQKEYSQRGFTITYFEDRNNQRESSLIGIERHGTRSDLLAMAKAGEIDEIYIALPMVARQRIKQFLNEFSDTTVDVFLVPDLFSYSPHISQLRMFGNLQTISIFTSPFDGEGAIIKYIEDMILGFFFTLISLPVMILVAIGIKITSPGPILFKQNRYGLNGKQIEVWKFRTMQVMENSTVVTQATRNDPRITRFGAFLRKTSLDELPQFFNVLQGRMSIVGPRPHAVAHNEQYRVLVENYMIRHKVKPGITGLAQINGFRGETDTLDKMEKRIQYDLDYIQSWSLFLDLKIIILTFLRGFVGKNAF; this is encoded by the coding sequence ATGAAAATTTATAATTCACGCTATAGCAAGCTGATAAAACTACTGGATTTTTTCACAGTCAATATTCTGGTCTTTACCTATTTAAAGTATTTTTATACCGACCCTACCACAGCCAGCGCACTTCTGGGCATCATCTTCTCATTGGTATTTATTCGTATTAACGAATATTTTCACCTGTACACCGGAAAGCTGAAAGGTCGTTATTTAACCAAATCACTGACACTCATTATAAGCATATGTCTGAGCAGTATTGTTTCGTTTTTATTTTTTGTGATTGCCGAAAAACTTATCAATAAGCAACCATTGGAGAATTTTATCCTGCTGGCTGAGAGTCTGGCGAAATGTTCGGTGTTTATATTTATAATCGTATTCCTTGTTCGTGTAATCAGTTCTTATTATCTTTTTAATTCACCGTTACGCGTAGCGATCCTCGGCATTACGCCGGCAGGTCTGGCCATTAAAAACGCACTACAAAAAGAATATTCACAGCGTGGCTTCACCATCACCTACTTTGAAGACCGCAATAACCAGCGCGAAAGTTCGCTTATCGGCATCGAACGACACGGCACCCGCAGCGATCTGCTGGCTATGGCGAAAGCGGGCGAAATCGACGAAATTTATATTGCGCTGCCCATGGTCGCCCGGCAGCGCATTAAGCAGTTTTTGAACGAATTCTCGGACACGACCGTGGATGTGTTTCTGGTACCGGACCTGTTCTCTTACAGCCCGCATATTTCCCAGCTGCGCATGTTCGGCAACCTACAAACCATCAGTATCTTTACCTCCCCGTTTGACGGTGAAGGCGCCATCATCAAGTACATTGAAGATATGATCCTCGGTTTTTTCTTTACCCTGATCAGCCTTCCGGTCATGATCCTGGTGGCCATTGGTATCAAAATCACCTCCCCCGGTCCAATTCTGTTTAAGCAGAACCGCTATGGCCTGAACGGTAAGCAAATCGAGGTGTGGAAGTTCAGAACCATGCAGGTCATGGAGAACAGTACCGTCGTTACTCAGGCGACCCGCAACGATCCGCGCATTACCCGGTTTGGTGCGTTTTTACGTAAAACTTCACTCGATGAGCTGCCACAATTTTTCAACGTCCTTCAGGGGCGAATGTCGATAGTCGGCCCGCGCCCACACGCAGTGGCGCATAACGAGCAGTACCGCGTACTGGTCGAAAACTACATGATTCGCCATAAGGTAAAACCGGGGATTACCGGGCTGGCACAAATCAACGGTTTTCGCGGCGAAACCGATACGCTGGATAAAATGGAAAAGCGCATTCAGTACGACCTGGACTATATCCAGTCGTGGTCGCTGTTCCTCGATCTTAAAATCATAATTTTGACCTTCTTACGGGGTTTTGTAGGTAAAAATGCGTTCTAG